tcgggcggcgacgcggcgagCATCCTCCCGGCCATGCAGAACCTCAACAGCGCGCTGTCGGCGGCCGGCCTCGGCGGCATCAAGGTGTCCACGGCGGTTTCGCAGGGCGTGACCGTTGGGTACCCTCCATCCAAGGGCGCCTTCTCCTCCGACGCGTCCTCCTACATGACGCCCATTGCGCAGTACCTGGCCAGCACCGGCGCGCCGCTCCTCGCCAACGTGTACCCTTACTTCTCCTACGTGGGGACGCCGGGGATGGACATCGGCTACGCCCTCTTCACCGCGCAGGGAACGGTCGTGCAGGACGAGGGGAACGGGTACCAGAACCTCTTCGACGCCCTCGTCGACACGTTCTACTCCGCGCTCGAGAGCGCCGGGGCAGGaggcgtcgccgtcgtcgtgtCGGAGAGCGGGTGGCCGTCGGACGGGGGCACCGCGGCGAGCGTGGCCAACGCGCAGACGTACAACCAGAACCTGATCAACCATGTCGGGCAAGGGACGCCCAAGAGGCCTGGGGCCATGGAGGCGTTCGTATTCGCCATGTTCAACGAGGACAAGAAGGGCGGGGCCGAGACGGAGAAGCACTTTGGACTGTTCAACACGGACAAGTCGCCGGCCTACTCCATCAGTTTCTAAACGGGGCCGATTGATCGATAAAAGTACGTAGTTAACAAGATGCCCAACACTTGCTTATTTCTGGATTTGAATAAGGTGCATGTAATTAACAGGATGAATAACATTTGCCCTTAAAGTGGGAAACGCTATGCTTGCTTTTTCATGAAAGGCAGGCGCTTAAATTACTTTGGGAGTGCCTAATTACAACAAGTTTAATAGAGCTATTTTACGGTACCCGAAATAAATAGGAGCCATTCATTTGCCTCGATCCAACGGATGCTATTGAACGATACTCCAATGCAAGTACAGGGAGTAGCACTTAAAAAAACCGAGGAGTACGATGAGTATAGGGGTAAAATGGTAATCTGAATATCTTAAAAAGAAGTCATCTAAATAACAATATATGGAGACACTATggcaattttgttttgttcacaTATAAGTCCGGTGATCTGAGAGGAACATATAATTCCGTCTTAAATTGTCTGGAACCCTAGATTTACTTCGCAGGCATGGCGTGTCCTTGCCGGATCGCTCGGAAGGAGTCAACATCTGAGTTTCGTGGCCTGGCCCCAGGCCCTTGCGGCCACCGGCGCGGAGGCCAGGAGAGCTCGCGTCGGCATAGATGGATGAGAATTAGGAACAACTCGGTGATACATGATTACACAGACTGGTTCAGAAGAATTAAATcacaaatttaaatgcatggAAGAACTATCAATTTACATCTCAAATTTCTTGCTGGAGGTCCACCGACTAGTAGTAATTCAATCAAACAATGGAAATAATGGGGATGCGGCAGCGGCTGCAGTATGGGATACGAGGGGGATGCGCGCGCGTACAAAAAGATTTATGGAGAGGATGACGCAGTCGCTCGTGATTTGGAAGACAGCGACGGCACaggggacgaggaggaggatgcagACGCGCGCAGCACGCCCTTGATGGAGAAGACCAGGGCAAGTGCGCAGGCAGCGGCAACATGCGTTCGATCGAGACGAAGAGTTTTTCAATTAACGATTGATTGGAAATTAGATGGATAACCTCAAGAGTAAAATGAAAAGACTAAACTACCCTTTTACATGGATGGTCAGATTTGAATGGTACTCCTTCCTTTCAATAAGGAGTAgcggggtaccgtaaaaataCACGTTTTATAAGATGATATAAACAGACTAGTATAAGAAATTAAATatttcctccgatccatattaattgtctccaattttttcaaatatggatgtatctatacataaaagcatctagatacatataatatttcgacaattaatatgaatcggagggagtaatatattttGCTTACTGGGAGGAGAGAGTAATAGTCAACTTAATTCAGCTTAATATGCATGATTCTGTCCAAACAAATACACTAAGCCTCCGGTGGAAACCAGACCAAACCAAACTACCACCTGTACCGAAGATTGCTGCAATACAGCGCGACAGGTACGCTCGCATCGACCATTTCTATTGTTTTTAGAGTGTCCGGGGCCAGAAATCCCCAGTTACAATATTTAGCACCTCCCTGCAGTTTCAATACCAATATTTCTGCAGTTTTTGGAGGAAAGCATCTTCCGACGTTCTTCTCGGTTTCATTTGTAAACAGGAAAATGATTTTTAGAGCTAGAAtcaccaaaagctgaaacagaagtccaaacaaacagggtgTACGTCCCGCTATTTTTGcatctttccttttcctttagAAGCTAGGCAAAGCTCGCTTGTCCCGATGATATACTATTACTCCCTATGTCCAtaaatgattcaaatttgttcaaatttaaatgcatctaaaaacatctaaatacatgtaatataaagCCACTTAATATGTGATTATAAACTTCGAATCGTAGAAATCTAAACTCTGCGCTGCACTGCTTGTCTATGTATAACTAtattgctgtttttttttgagtaatTACTACTTGGAACTTTAAAAAATCCTGTATGCCGATTCTCTTCCAGAAAAAATATAAGGGCATGGCGACGAAGCGTGGAGCACGCACGCTGCAAAAATCACGCGCGATCTCCTTGG
The Brachypodium distachyon strain Bd21 chromosome 2, Brachypodium_distachyon_v3.0, whole genome shotgun sequence genome window above contains:
- the LOC100843357 gene encoding glucan endo-1,3-beta-glucosidase, acidic isoform isoform X1, translated to MMAEHGAAYMLAAAMALGVLAAIPAVESIGVCYGVNGDGLPSASDVVELYKSNGISAVRIYYPDGDALRALSGTNIGVIMDVGNDQLGSLASDPAAASAWVQANVVPYQGAVNIRYIAVGNEVSGGDAASILPAMQNLNSALSAAGLGGIKVSTAVSQGVTVGYPPSKGAFSSDASSYMTPIAQYLASTGAPLLANVYPYFSYVGTPGMDIGYALFTAQGTVVQDEGNGYQNLFDALVDTFYSALESAGAGGVAVVVSESGWPSDGGTAASVANAQTYNQNLINHVGQGTPKRPGAMEAFVFAMFNEDKKGGAETEKHFGLFNTDKSPAYSISF
- the LOC100843357 gene encoding glucan endo-1,3-beta-glucosidase, acidic isoform isoform X2, which translates into the protein MMAEHGAAYMLAAAMALGVLAAIPAESIGVCYGVNGDGLPSASDVVELYKSNGISAVRIYYPDGDALRALSGTNIGVIMDVGNDQLGSLASDPAAASAWVQANVVPYQGAVNIRYIAVGNEVSGGDAASILPAMQNLNSALSAAGLGGIKVSTAVSQGVTVGYPPSKGAFSSDASSYMTPIAQYLASTGAPLLANVYPYFSYVGTPGMDIGYALFTAQGTVVQDEGNGYQNLFDALVDTFYSALESAGAGGVAVVVSESGWPSDGGTAASVANAQTYNQNLINHVGQGTPKRPGAMEAFVFAMFNEDKKGGAETEKHFGLFNTDKSPAYSISF